The Chitinophagales bacterium genome segment CCTTTGGCAAAATTGGCCGTAAAAATTAAGGGCGAACTGAAATACCATGTGCTGCACGGAGATACCTGGGTAAAGAAACTGGGTAAGGCCAATGAATCAAGTAATGCGCGCATGCAAAATGCTTTAAATGAGCTGTTTCCCTATGCACTGGGAATTTTCGAACCCGGTATAGATGAACAAACTTTAATCAATGATCAAGTGTTTGTGGGAGAAGAAGCATTAAAGGCGCAGTGGCTGGAAAAAATTGAAGCTGTTTTGAATGCAGCCGATTTAAATTTGCCCGAAACAACAGAAGCCCAATATGGGGGAAGAAAAGGGAAACACACAGAGCACCTGGCGCCCATGCTTGAAGAAATGACAGAAGTCTTTCGAATTGATCCTTCAGCAGAATGGTAAATAAAAAACAAATAAAAGAAAAGTTACAGGAAGTAAAAGATCCTGAAATACCTACTTTGTCTGTATTAGAGCTGGGCATCATCACTAAAATAGAAATTCCTGAACCCAATTTTGTGGCCATTGAAATGACCCCCACTTTTGTCGGTTGCCCGGCCATTGATTTTATGAGAATCAAAGTGCAAAAAGCCGTGGAATCACTCGATGTGAAAAAAGTAGAAGTAGTGGTAAATTACGACAAAAGCTGGAGCAGTAATTTAATTACGGAAGAAGGGAAAAAGAAATTGCTGGAATTTGGTATTGCCCCACCGCGCAAGCACAAAGGTGAAATGGAAAGCGAAGACCTCGAAAAAGCCGAATGCCCCCATTGTGGCAGCACCAATACAACTATGAACAGCCCTTTTGGCCCCACCCTTTGCCGCGCCAT includes the following:
- the paaC gene encoding 1,2-phenylacetyl-CoA epoxidase subunit PaaC — protein: MNPTIDLLYRMADDVLILGHRNSEWTGLGPVLEEDIAFSSMAQDKIGHAYALYKILHEKFGEAEPDHLAFNREEKLFKCCHLVQLPNREYDLSLMRHFLFDHAEYLRYLNLKESSFSPLAKLAVKIKGELKYHVLHGDTWVKKLGKANESSNARMQNALNELFPYALGIFEPGIDEQTLINDQVFVGEEALKAQWLEKIEAVLNAADLNLPETTEAQYGGRKGKHTEHLAPMLEEMTEVFRIDPSAEW
- the paaD gene encoding 1,2-phenylacetyl-CoA epoxidase subunit PaaD, yielding MVNKKQIKEKLQEVKDPEIPTLSVLELGIITKIEIPEPNFVAIEMTPTFVGCPAIDFMRIKVQKAVESLDVKKVEVVVNYDKSWSSNLITEEGKKKLLEFGIAPPRKHKGEMESEDLEKAECPHCGSTNTTMNSPFGPTLCRAIHICYDCEEVFEQFKPV